The Mucilaginibacter defluvii genome contains the following window.
ACCATACCGGCCAGTAAACCGGCCTTCAACAAAAATTCTGAGCGGGGGATGACTGGCAACTTATTTTCCGGTTCGGTTTCAGCAACCGGAGCAGATACCGGTGGCTCCGGTTGCTTTTTATTGCGGATGAACAAGCGTTTTAAAAAACGCCTGATGTCATCCATAAAAATAAACAGTACAAATACGGCCTTAACAATAGCCTGTAAAAAAAACACCAGCATCAGCGCGGCACGCACACCAACGTTTATTTTTATATAAACCCCAACATACAGCGCAATAATAAGCAGTACCGAAAGGGTTAAAAAAACAGTGGTAAAACTCTTTTTTTGCACAAAGCGCCATTTAGGGAATGCTCCCCTTATGCCGCTTATTACATAAACATCGGCTAATAAAAGTACTATACTAATTAAGGTGACGGTCAGGATTTTTGCTTGCATGTTAATTGTTATACCTATCGTCGTCAAGGTCTAAATCATCGTCCTCGTCGTCGGGCTGCAAATTAAACAAACTGTTGAACATGTCCGAAAAGGCGAAGCCATTATCCAAAAATCCTTTGTTCAGTTGTGAAAATTCTGCCAATCCATGCAGCACAAATTCCATCAACAGCAATTGCTGGTTTTCGCTCAGCCGTGGGTGAATTTGCTTTACCAATGCCTTTAAGCCCGGTACCTCATTCAGCAGTTTTTTATACTCTGCGGCTGGGAGGTCATCAATCAGCGCGATGGTATTACCATTGCCAAACCAGTTCACAATTTCGGCATACGGGTTAGGCGATTTTGATTTCTTAGCTTTCTCCGGATCAGGGAAAAACTGAACCATCAGGGTTTTGATAGCCTTGCCGATCAACAGGTTAGCCACTTTGGCCGGGCCTTCCAGTTCGCCCTCGTAAACCAGCTCAATTTTACCGGTAATGGCCGGGATAACACCCAAAAAGTCGGTGATGCGTACAAAGGTGCTGGCTTCGCGGTTGATGATCATGCGGCGCTCGGCATTGCTGATCAGGTTTTCATACGCCGATATGGTTAAACGTGCGGACACGCCCGATTTTTTATCGATATACTCTGAGTTACGTGCCTCAAAAGCGATCTGCTCTACCAGGTCTTTCACCAATCCATCGGCCTCAATAGCTGTTTTTTGTTCGGAGGTCAGCAGCGCTTCCTGCTGGGTGATCTTACGCGAGATCTCAACAGAACGCGGATAGTGCGTTAGTATCTGGCTCTCAATACGGTCTTTAAGCGGCGTTACTATCGAACCACGGTTGGTATAATCCTCAGGGTTAGCAGTGAACACAAATTGCAGGTCAAGCGGCAGGCGCAGTTTAAAACCACGTATCTGTATATCTTTTTCCTGCAGGATGTTGAACAGCGATACCTGGATACGTGCCTGCAAGTCGGGCAACTCGTTAATCACAAAGATGCCACGGTGCGCACGCGGTATCAAACCGAAGTGAATAACACGCTCGTCCGAATACGTCAGCTTCATGGTTGCGGCCTTAATCGGGTCAACATCACCAATCAGGTCAGCAACGGTAACATCGGGAGTAGCCAGCTTTTCGGTATAACGCTCGGAGCGGTGCAACCAGGCAATCGGGGTATCATCGCCCTTTTCGGTAACGATGCTGTGCCCAAACCATGAGATCGGGTTCAGCGGGTCATCAAATAATTCCGATCCTTCGATATATGGGGTGTACTCATCGAGCAAATTTACCAGCAAACGCGCGATACGTGTTTTAGCCTGCCCGCGCAAGCCTAATAGCAATATGTTGTGACGCGACAAAATAGCGGTTTGCAGATCAGGTATTACCGTATCCTCAAACCCGATGATGCCTTGAAAACCATCTTCGCTTTTTTGTAGCTGTGTTATCAAGTTAGCTCTTAATTCATCCTTAACCGAGCGGCTGCGGTAATCCGTTTGCTTTAGCTGCCCGAGGGTTTTTATTTCAAGTAGTTTGTTACTCATTATTATTTTTATGATTGCACCGATTGATTTTTGATTCACCGGTGCGCTTTATAGGTAGTGTGATTCTATGATTATTATAAATTCTTAAATCCTTCATTCAAACAAGGATCTCAAAAATTCTGCCCATTCCAAAATTCCGCAAATTCAGGTTCAGACTATCGCACCGTTCTTCTTCTGTTCCTGATGTAATCTTCAAATATGTATTCACCCAAACCATTAAGCGAGCTGTAGAATGCCTTGCCGCCATTAGTTTCAGTAAACTGGCGAACGAATTGCTGCAGGTACGGATCCTTGGCGATCATAAATGTGGTGATCGGTATTTTCAGGCGCTTGCACTGTGCCGCCATGTTCAGCGTTTTGTTTACCACTTTACGGTCAAGCCCGATGCTGTTTTTATAATACCGCGTGCCTTCCTTTAAACAGGTTGGCTTACCATCGGTTATCATAAATATTTGCTTATTGTGTGTTTTGCGGCGGCGAAGTATATCCGTTGCCAATTGCAAACCCGCATAGGTATTGGTATGGTATGGGCCAACCTGCAGGTACGGCAAGTCCTGCAAATTAATTGGCCAGGCATCGTTGCCGAAAACCACAATGTCTAAAGTATCTTTAGGGTATTTAGTGCGGATGAGCTCCGCCAAAGCCATAGCTACTT
Protein-coding sequences here:
- a CDS encoding sigma 54-interacting transcriptional regulator, with translation MSNKLLEIKTLGQLKQTDYRSRSVKDELRANLITQLQKSEDGFQGIIGFEDTVIPDLQTAILSRHNILLLGLRGQAKTRIARLLVNLLDEYTPYIEGSELFDDPLNPISWFGHSIVTEKGDDTPIAWLHRSERYTEKLATPDVTVADLIGDVDPIKAATMKLTYSDERVIHFGLIPRAHRGIFVINELPDLQARIQVSLFNILQEKDIQIRGFKLRLPLDLQFVFTANPEDYTNRGSIVTPLKDRIESQILTHYPRSVEISRKITQQEALLTSEQKTAIEADGLVKDLVEQIAFEARNSEYIDKKSGVSARLTISAYENLISNAERRMIINREASTFVRITDFLGVIPAITGKIELVYEGELEGPAKVANLLIGKAIKTLMVQFFPDPEKAKKSKSPNPYAEIVNWFGNGNTIALIDDLPAAEYKKLLNEVPGLKALVKQIHPRLSENQQLLLMEFVLHGLAEFSQLNKGFLDNGFAFSDMFNSLFNLQPDDEDDDLDLDDDRYNN